In the Nomascus leucogenys isolate Asia chromosome 5, Asia_NLE_v1, whole genome shotgun sequence genome, one interval contains:
- the LOC101178133 gene encoding LOW QUALITY PROTEIN: putative uncharacterized protein encoded by LINC00346 (The sequence of the model RefSeq protein was modified relative to this genomic sequence to represent the inferred CDS: deleted 2 bases in 1 codon): MRPQPGGGSGRKENTGGEREGRPERYRVISAGGERRLQPGTAVLPRRVSFLFGGREAEEHVMEADRVEGARDGGKQKEVCFVPIQGSFCFLRLPRARLVAALDVHGLLFSLRFCGSRDTKHEDVTGREGQVTPLPRGTPQLCTARVGLSSPQTQGQDVPISCKT; this comes from the exons ATGAGGCCTCAGCCAGGAGGAGGTTcgggaagaaaggaaaacacaggtggggagagagaagggcGGCCCGAGAGGTACCGCGTCATTAGTGCTGGTGGGGAGAGGCGGCTCCAGCCCGGCACTGCTGTCCTTCCGAGGCGTGTTTCCTTTTTATTcggaggaagagaagcagaggaaCACGTCATGGAGGCGGACCGAGTGGAAGGAGCCAGGGATGGCGGCAAGCAGAAGGAAGTGTGTTTTGTCCCCATCCAGGGAAGcttttgtttcctgagacttccTCGCGCACGTCTGGTGGCTGCCCTGGACGTTCATGGACTTTTGTTTTCACTCAGATTTTGTGGTTCACGTGACACAAAGCATGAGGACGTCACTGGGCGAGAGGGCCAGGTCACCCCACTGCCGAGGGGCACGCCCCAGCTG TGCACCGCTAGAGTGGGCTTGTCCAGTCCTCAAACACAGGGACAGGATGTGCCCATCTCATGTAAGACGTGA